From Novosphingobium resinovorum, the proteins below share one genomic window:
- a CDS encoding MFS transporter, with protein MTIHQQTAVPEHAPPPDRAAIRAQNILIALIFFATALNYVDRQVLALLKPMLEAEFHWDDQQFAHLGSIFQLAAAASLLGVGWFVDRFGVRFAYGFAVALWSLAGMAHALAASVQQFVIARAVLATAESVNTPAAMKTAAIYLPAARRSVGIGIINTAPNIGAILTPLIIPPFAMAFGWKAAFLVTGGLGLVWLALWKLNTAKLTPIAGQAATTRGKVEWGAILSDRRSWTVIGAKAFTDLVWWFVLFWTPDFFARQFNLSQGELGWPIAVIFILAALGAVSSGALYPALLLRGVSMNLARKGSMLAYALVVLVMPLALLASNPWVAAVCIGLGLFAHQGFSTNIFGMATEIIPARRMATVIALGAVAGNLTGTGIIEFAGWSLKSGLGYGPLFVVCGAAYLVATAYIHLMQPKLAAAEG; from the coding sequence ATGACCATCCATCAACAGACGGCCGTGCCCGAGCACGCCCCTCCCCCTGACCGCGCCGCTATCCGCGCGCAGAACATACTGATTGCGCTGATCTTTTTCGCGACGGCGCTGAACTACGTCGACCGGCAGGTGCTGGCGCTGCTCAAGCCGATGCTGGAGGCGGAGTTCCACTGGGACGACCAGCAGTTCGCGCATCTCGGCTCGATCTTCCAGCTGGCGGCGGCGGCTTCGCTGCTCGGCGTGGGCTGGTTCGTCGACCGCTTCGGCGTGCGCTTCGCGTACGGTTTCGCCGTGGCCTTGTGGAGCCTTGCGGGGATGGCCCATGCGCTGGCCGCCAGCGTGCAGCAATTCGTGATCGCCCGTGCCGTGCTGGCGACCGCCGAATCGGTCAACACCCCCGCCGCGATGAAGACCGCCGCGATCTACCTGCCCGCCGCGCGCCGCTCGGTCGGCATCGGCATCATCAACACCGCGCCCAACATCGGCGCTATCCTCACCCCGCTCATCATCCCGCCTTTCGCGATGGCGTTTGGATGGAAGGCCGCGTTCCTCGTCACCGGCGGGCTGGGCCTTGTGTGGCTGGCCTTGTGGAAGCTCAACACCGCGAAGCTGACGCCCATCGCCGGACAGGCCGCGACGACACGCGGCAAGGTCGAATGGGGCGCGATCCTGTCCGACCGCCGCAGCTGGACGGTCATCGGGGCCAAGGCCTTCACCGATCTCGTCTGGTGGTTCGTGCTGTTCTGGACGCCCGATTTCTTCGCGCGCCAGTTCAATCTCAGCCAGGGCGAGCTGGGCTGGCCGATCGCGGTGATCTTCATCCTCGCGGCGCTCGGCGCGGTATCCTCGGGCGCGCTTTACCCGGCACTGCTGCTGCGCGGGGTCTCGATGAACCTCGCGCGCAAGGGCTCGATGCTGGCTTATGCCCTCGTCGTGCTGGTGATGCCGCTGGCGCTGCTGGCGAGCAATCCGTGGGTGGCGGCCGTGTGCATCGGGCTGGGCCTGTTCGCGCATCAGGGCTTCTCGACCAACATCTTCGGCATGGCGACCGAGATCATCCCGGCACGCCGCATGGCCACCGTCATCGCGCTGGGCGCGGTGGCGGGGAACCTCACCGGGACCGGGATCATCGAGTTCGCGGGCTGGTCGCTGAAGTCGGGCCTCGGCTACGGCCCGCTGTTCGTGGTGTGCGGCGCGGCCTATCTGGTGGCGACGGCCTACATCCACCTGATGCAGCCGAAACTGGCGGCGGCCGAGGGTTGA
- a CDS encoding YeiH family protein, with the protein MSAEHAGDLYGEMFLAQIDGPAAKPSRIEIWKTLWPGLAICGIASIAAAWLSEHYGAPIILMGLLIGLALNFVTSEKRTHPGLDFASKACLRWGIVVLGTQVTLAQIVALGPVPFLALLMVMAAAMGAALLVARATGASTAIGILAGGATAICGASAALALFGVLGAKRISQAQFALTLVVISMASAIAMSFYPPLAGLMHLDDRQAGFLIGASIHDVAQAIGGGYAYSDIAGSYATIVKLSRVALLAPIVAVVSLMYTDEDAGERHWIRKLAMPWFITLFLAVVVLNSLVTIPAFVVHLNLTLSKTLLLLAVTATAMRSRLDLVMQMGWRAAMPVVAATLASLVVAMAFSMMIL; encoded by the coding sequence GTGAGCGCAGAACACGCAGGCGACCTTTACGGCGAGATGTTCCTCGCCCAGATCGACGGCCCCGCCGCGAAGCCGAGCCGTATCGAGATATGGAAGACTCTCTGGCCGGGCCTCGCCATCTGCGGCATCGCCAGCATCGCCGCCGCCTGGCTTTCCGAGCACTACGGCGCGCCGATCATCCTGATGGGCCTGCTGATCGGCCTCGCCCTGAACTTCGTGACCAGCGAGAAGCGCACGCATCCGGGGCTCGATTTCGCCTCCAAGGCCTGTCTGCGCTGGGGCATCGTCGTGCTCGGCACGCAAGTGACGCTGGCGCAGATCGTGGCGCTCGGCCCGGTGCCGTTCCTGGCGCTGCTGATGGTCATGGCCGCCGCAATGGGTGCGGCGCTGCTGGTGGCGCGGGCGACCGGCGCCTCGACCGCGATCGGCATCCTTGCAGGCGGCGCGACGGCGATCTGCGGGGCTTCCGCCGCGCTGGCGCTGTTCGGCGTTCTGGGGGCGAAGCGGATCAGCCAGGCGCAGTTCGCGCTGACCTTGGTGGTGATCTCGATGGCGAGCGCGATCGCCATGTCGTTCTATCCGCCGCTCGCAGGGCTGATGCACCTCGACGACCGGCAGGCGGGGTTCCTGATCGGCGCCTCGATTCACGACGTCGCGCAGGCGATCGGCGGCGGCTATGCCTATTCGGACATCGCGGGCAGCTACGCCACCATCGTCAAGCTCTCCCGCGTGGCGCTGCTGGCGCCGATCGTCGCGGTCGTCTCGCTGATGTACACGGACGAGGATGCCGGGGAGCGCCACTGGATCCGGAAACTTGCGATGCCCTGGTTCATTACCCTGTTTCTGGCGGTGGTGGTGCTCAATTCGCTGGTGACGATCCCGGCTTTCGTGGTCCACCTGAACCTGACGCTGTCGAAGACGCTGCTGCTGCTGGCGGTGACGGCCACTGCGATGCGCTCGCGCCTCGATCTGGTGATGCAGATGGGCTGGCGCGCGGCGATGCCGGTGGTGGCGGCGACTTTGGCTTCGCTGGTGGTCGCCATGGCCTTCAGCATGATGATCTTGTGA
- a CDS encoding glycerol-3-phosphate dehydrogenase, with the protein MTEIYDIAIIGGGVNGCGIARDAAGRGAKVLVLEQGDLAGGTSSASTKLIHGGLRYLEHYEFALVREALTERERLWRIAPHIIHPMRFVLPHVKGLRPRWLLRLGLFLYDHIGGRKALPATESIDLHRHPAGKPLKPGFGKAFVYSDGWVDDARLVVLNARDAADRGATILTRTGVEKLEREGGVWTIHTSGGTFRAKAVVNAAGPSVLDLVGRAGERTKRAMRLVRGSHIVVPRLFEHPYAYFFQIPDGRIFFAIPYQHDFTLIGTTDRDHTGPLSEVKASEEEIAYLCEAANAYFAKSITPADVVWTYSGVRPLVDDGSGKPEAATRGYDFDLDLDGQGGAPFLSVFGGKITTYRHLAKDAVEKLQPLVPALSGKDWTATAPLPGGDFAMGTIDALKAGLARAYPRLDAATLDRVARAYGTKAREWLAVDPGEDFGHGLTGAEVDYLKANEWARTAEDVLWRRTKLGLRLDAAQAARLKTYMGE; encoded by the coding sequence ATGACCGAAATCTACGACATCGCGATCATTGGCGGCGGCGTGAACGGCTGCGGCATCGCGCGCGATGCCGCCGGGCGGGGCGCCAAGGTGCTGGTGCTGGAGCAGGGCGATCTGGCGGGCGGCACCTCGTCCGCCTCGACCAAGCTGATCCACGGGGGCCTCCGCTATCTGGAGCACTACGAGTTCGCCCTCGTGCGCGAGGCGCTGACCGAGCGGGAGCGGCTGTGGCGGATCGCTCCGCACATCATCCACCCGATGCGCTTCGTGCTGCCGCATGTGAAGGGCCTGCGCCCGCGCTGGCTGCTGCGTCTCGGCCTGTTCCTCTACGACCACATCGGCGGCCGCAAGGCGCTGCCCGCGACGGAGTCCATCGACCTGCACCGGCACCCGGCGGGCAAGCCGCTGAAGCCGGGGTTCGGCAAGGCTTTCGTCTATTCCGACGGCTGGGTGGACGACGCGCGGCTGGTGGTCCTGAACGCCCGCGACGCGGCGGACCGGGGCGCGACGATCCTCACCCGCACCGGCGTGGAGAAGCTGGAGCGCGAGGGTGGCGTCTGGACCATCCACACGTCCGGCGGCACGTTCCGCGCGAAGGCGGTGGTGAACGCGGCCGGGCCATCGGTGCTCGACCTCGTCGGCCGCGCCGGTGAGCGCACGAAACGCGCGATGCGGCTGGTGCGCGGCTCGCACATCGTCGTGCCGCGCCTGTTCGAGCATCCCTATGCCTACTTCTTCCAGATCCCCGACGGGCGCATCTTCTTCGCGATCCCCTACCAGCACGACTTCACCCTGATCGGCACCACCGACCGCGACCACACCGGCCCGCTCAGTGAGGTGAAGGCCAGCGAGGAGGAAATCGCCTACTTGTGCGAGGCGGCCAATGCCTACTTCGCCAAGTCGATCACCCCCGCCGACGTGGTGTGGACCTACTCCGGCGTGAGGCCGCTGGTGGACGACGGCTCCGGCAAGCCCGAGGCGGCGACGCGCGGCTACGACTTCGACCTCGATCTGGACGGGCAGGGCGGCGCGCCGTTCCTCTCAGTGTTCGGCGGCAAGATCACGACGTATCGCCATCTCGCCAAGGATGCGGTGGAGAAGCTGCAGCCGCTGGTCCCGGCGCTGTCCGGCAAGGACTGGACCGCCACCGCGCCGCTCCCCGGCGGCGATTTCGCGATGGGCACGATCGATGCGCTGAAGGCCGGCCTCGCGCGCGCATACCCGCGCCTCGATGCGGCGACGCTGGACCGCGTGGCGCGGGCTTACGGCACGAAGGCGCGCGAATGGCTGGCGGTGGACCCGGGCGAGGATTTCGGCCACGGCCTGACCGGGGCGGAGGTCGATTACCTCAAGGCCAACGAATGGGCGCGGACGGCCGAGGACGTGCTGTGGCGCCGCACGAAGCTGGGCCTCCGGCTCGACGCGGCACAAGCCGCGCGACTGAAAACATACATGGGTGAGTGA
- a CDS encoding FGGY family carbohydrate kinase, whose translation MNGEHILVLDEGTTSTRAIVYGADGRVLHVAQKELTQHYPAPGRVEHDAAEIWDKTLACAREVIGKVGGADRIAALGITNQRETVVAWDRQTGEPITRAIVWQDRRTAEMCATLRDGGHEAMLQERTGLVVDPYFSGTKMRWVLDNVPEARALGERLALGTLESWLVWKLTGGLHVTDASNASRTQLMALDGADWDDDLLGLFGVPRSALGRIVDTAGTVGTCDPELLGAPIPISGLAGDQQAATIGQHCLKAGQTKATFGTGAFILTNMGETLPRSSHRLLGTVLCQQGGRRTYALEGSIFVAGSLIKWLRDELGVIRTAAESETLARAVADNGGVLFLPALAGLGAPHWQPDAKGVVTGLTQGTSRAHIVRAAMESMAHQCHDLQAAFAADGAAWTSLRIDGGMSANDWMAQDLADVLALPVERPADIETTALGAAMLAGVGVGLHASLEDAVAMGSASKRFAPDMDGAVRSGRIAMWEAGLKRHIDGVG comes from the coding sequence GTGAACGGCGAACACATTCTGGTCCTCGACGAAGGGACCACCTCGACGCGGGCGATCGTCTACGGCGCGGACGGCAGGGTCCTGCACGTCGCGCAGAAGGAACTGACGCAGCATTATCCCGCCCCCGGCCGCGTCGAGCACGATGCCGCCGAGATCTGGGACAAGACCCTCGCCTGCGCGCGCGAGGTGATCGGGAAAGTCGGCGGCGCGGACCGCATCGCCGCGCTCGGCATCACCAACCAGCGCGAGACGGTGGTGGCCTGGGACCGCCAGACCGGCGAGCCGATCACCCGCGCCATCGTCTGGCAGGACCGCCGCACCGCCGAGATGTGCGCCACGCTGCGCGATGGCGGGCATGAGGCGATGCTCCAGGAGCGGACGGGCCTAGTCGTCGATCCCTATTTCTCCGGCACCAAGATGCGCTGGGTGCTCGACAATGTGCCCGAGGCGCGCGCCTTGGGCGAGCGGCTGGCGCTGGGCACGTTGGAGAGCTGGCTGGTCTGGAAGCTGACCGGCGGGCTGCATGTCACCGATGCCAGCAATGCCAGCCGCACACAGCTGATGGCGCTCGACGGCGCGGACTGGGACGACGACCTGCTCGGCCTGTTCGGGGTGCCGCGCAGCGCGCTGGGCCGGATCGTCGATACGGCGGGGACGGTGGGCACTTGCGATCCCGAACTGCTCGGCGCGCCGATCCCGATCAGCGGGCTTGCGGGCGACCAGCAGGCGGCGACGATCGGCCAGCACTGCCTCAAGGCGGGTCAGACCAAGGCCACTTTCGGCACCGGGGCCTTCATCCTCACCAACATGGGCGAGACCCTGCCGCGTTCCTCGCATCGGCTGCTCGGCACGGTGCTGTGCCAGCAGGGCGGGCGGCGGACATATGCGCTGGAAGGCTCGATCTTCGTGGCGGGGAGCCTCATCAAGTGGCTGCGTGACGAACTCGGCGTGATCCGAACGGCGGCGGAAAGCGAGACGCTGGCGCGCGCGGTGGCGGACAATGGCGGGGTGCTGTTCCTGCCCGCGCTGGCGGGGCTGGGCGCGCCGCACTGGCAGCCGGATGCCAAGGGCGTCGTCACCGGGCTCACGCAAGGGACCAGCCGGGCGCATATCGTGCGCGCGGCGATGGAATCGATGGCGCACCAGTGCCACGATCTGCAGGCCGCTTTCGCCGCCGACGGCGCGGCGTGGACCTCGCTGCGCATCGACGGCGGGATGAGCGCCAACGACTGGATGGCGCAGGATCTGGCCGACGTGCTCGCGCTGCCCGTGGAGCGGCCTGCGGATATCGAGACGACCGCTCTGGGCGCGGCGATGCTGGCGGGGGTCGGGGTTGGCCTCCATGCCTCGCTGGAGGACGCGGTGGCGATGGGCAGCGCGTCGAAGCGGTTCGCGCCGGATATGGACGGGGCGGTGCGCTCGGGGCGTATCGCGATGTGGGAGGCGGGGCTGAAGCGGCATATCGACGGGGTGGGGTGA
- the ahpF gene encoding alkyl hydroperoxide reductase subunit F: MLDANLKQQLSQYLGMLREPIELVASLGDDAKSTETRELLTTIASLSDKVTATFDGDDARRPSFIIRRASDASAWVRFAGLPLGHEFTSLVLALLWTGGHPPKVSDEVLEQAKALEGSLTFEMYFSLSCHNCPDVVQALTLIALNNPHADVTLIEGGTFQAEVEERGVMAVPAVFLNGAMWGSGKMSIEEILGKLDTGADAKAAAKLAEKKPFEVLVVGGGPAGAAASVYTARKGFSTGIAAERFGGQVQDTMGIENFISVPYTEGPKLAAALESHVAEYDIDVMNLQRAEKLIPASEVGGYHEVVFANGASLKARSVVLTTGARWRNLGVPGEAEYKNKGVAYCPHCDGPLFKGKRVAVIGGGNSGVEAAIDLANIVGHVTLIEFDAKLRADQVLVDKLKSMKNVDIFTSAQTTEVEGDGEKVNALVYKDRNSGQERKVELEGVFVQIGLVPNTEWLKDSGVELTARGEIVIDEKAATNLPGVFAAGDVTTVPYKQIIIAMGEGSKAALSAFDYLIRNEAPEEIAQAAQQAA; encoded by the coding sequence ATGCTCGACGCCAACCTGAAGCAACAGCTCTCGCAATACCTCGGCATGCTGCGCGAGCCGATCGAGCTCGTCGCCTCCCTTGGCGATGACGCAAAGTCCACCGAGACCCGCGAGCTGCTGACCACCATCGCCTCGCTCTCGGACAAGGTCACCGCCACTTTCGACGGCGACGATGCGCGCCGCCCCAGCTTCATCATCCGCCGCGCCAGCGACGCGAGCGCCTGGGTACGTTTCGCCGGCCTGCCGCTCGGCCATGAATTCACCTCGCTCGTCCTCGCCCTGCTGTGGACCGGCGGCCACCCGCCCAAGGTCTCGGACGAAGTTCTGGAGCAGGCGAAGGCGCTCGAAGGCTCGCTGACGTTCGAGATGTACTTCTCGCTCTCGTGCCACAACTGCCCCGACGTGGTGCAGGCGCTGACGCTGATCGCGCTCAACAACCCGCACGCCGACGTGACGCTGATCGAAGGCGGCACGTTCCAGGCCGAGGTCGAGGAGCGCGGCGTCATGGCCGTGCCCGCCGTCTTCCTGAACGGCGCGATGTGGGGTTCGGGCAAGATGAGCATCGAGGAAATCCTCGGCAAGCTCGACACCGGCGCCGACGCCAAGGCCGCCGCCAAGCTGGCCGAGAAGAAGCCTTTCGAGGTGCTCGTCGTCGGCGGTGGTCCCGCTGGTGCCGCCGCGTCGGTCTACACCGCGCGCAAGGGCTTCAGCACCGGCATCGCCGCCGAGCGTTTCGGCGGCCAGGTGCAGGACACCATGGGCATCGAGAACTTCATCTCGGTCCCCTACACCGAAGGCCCGAAGCTCGCCGCCGCGCTGGAATCGCACGTCGCTGAATACGACATCGACGTGATGAACCTGCAGCGCGCCGAGAAGCTGATCCCGGCCAGCGAAGTGGGCGGCTATCACGAGGTCGTGTTCGCCAACGGCGCCTCGCTGAAAGCCCGCTCGGTGGTGCTGACCACCGGCGCGCGCTGGCGGAACCTCGGCGTGCCCGGCGAGGCCGAGTACAAGAACAAGGGCGTGGCTTATTGCCCGCACTGCGACGGCCCGCTGTTCAAGGGCAAGCGCGTGGCCGTGATCGGCGGCGGCAACTCGGGCGTCGAGGCGGCGATCGACCTGGCCAACATCGTCGGCCACGTGACGCTGATCGAATTCGACGCCAAGCTGCGCGCCGACCAGGTGCTGGTCGACAAGCTCAAGTCGATGAAGAACGTCGACATCTTCACCAGCGCCCAGACCACCGAGGTCGAAGGCGACGGCGAGAAGGTCAACGCGCTGGTCTACAAGGACCGTAATTCGGGCCAGGAGCGCAAGGTCGAACTGGAAGGCGTGTTCGTCCAGATCGGGCTGGTGCCCAACACCGAATGGCTGAAGGACTCCGGCGTGGAACTGACGGCCCGCGGCGAGATCGTCATCGACGAGAAGGCCGCCACCAACCTGCCCGGCGTGTTCGCGGCAGGCGACGTGACCACGGTGCCTTACAAGCAGATCATCATCGCCATGGGCGAAGGGTCGAAGGCGGCGCTGTCCGCATTCGATTACCTGATCCGCAACGAGGCTCCCGAGGAGATCGCGCAGGCGGCTCAGCAGGCGGCCTGA
- the ahpC gene encoding alkyl hydroperoxide reductase subunit C: MGIVGSTIKPFKNTAFQAGKDFFDVTEGDIAGKWAVFFFYPADFTFVCPTELEDLAGEYATLQGLGVEVFGVSTDTHFSHKAWHDTSDAIGKCTYAFLGDQNHNLANNFGVLREGVGLADRATFVVDPDGVIQLVEITPEGVGRNAKELVRKIKAAKYWREHPGQVCPAKWEEGEATLAPSLDLVGKI, from the coding sequence ATGGGTATCGTCGGCAGCACCATCAAGCCGTTCAAGAACACCGCCTTCCAGGCCGGTAAGGACTTCTTCGACGTCACCGAAGGCGACATCGCCGGCAAGTGGGCCGTCTTCTTCTTCTACCCGGCGGACTTCACCTTCGTGTGCCCGACCGAGCTGGAAGACCTCGCGGGCGAATACGCGACGCTTCAGGGCCTCGGCGTCGAAGTGTTCGGCGTTTCGACCGACACGCACTTCAGCCACAAGGCATGGCACGACACCTCGGACGCCATCGGCAAGTGCACCTACGCCTTCCTCGGCGACCAGAACCACAACCTTGCCAACAACTTCGGCGTGCTGCGCGAAGGCGTCGGCCTGGCTGATCGCGCGACCTTCGTGGTCGATCCGGACGGCGTGATCCAGCTGGTCGAAATCACCCCCGAGGGCGTGGGCCGCAACGCCAAGGAACTGGTCCGCAAGATCAAGGCCGCCAAGTACTGGCGCGAGCACCCCGGCCAGGTCTGCCCGGCCAAGTGGGAAGAAGGCGAAGCCACGCTGGCTCCCTCGCTCGACCTCGTCGGCAAGATCTAA
- a CDS encoding YaiI/YqxD family protein, whose product MRILIDADACPVKEETYKVAARHKVPVVVVSNSAIRVPQSSLISRKVVSDAFDAADDWIVDNTDAATVVITADILLADRCLKLGASVVAPNGKPFTTSSIGSAIATRAIMADLRAGGDIIGGPPPFAKQDRSRFLSALDEVLVRLLRSSSRT is encoded by the coding sequence ATGCGCATCCTGATAGACGCCGACGCCTGCCCGGTGAAGGAGGAGACCTACAAGGTCGCCGCTCGCCACAAGGTGCCCGTCGTCGTCGTCAGCAACAGCGCGATCCGCGTCCCGCAAAGTTCGCTGATCTCCCGCAAGGTGGTCAGCGACGCCTTCGACGCGGCGGATGACTGGATCGTGGACAATACTGACGCCGCCACGGTGGTGATCACCGCCGATATCCTCCTGGCCGATCGCTGCCTCAAGCTGGGCGCCAGCGTGGTTGCTCCCAACGGCAAGCCTTTCACCACCAGTTCGATCGGCAGCGCCATCGCCACCCGCGCGATCATGGCGGACTTGCGCGCGGGCGGAGACATCATCGGCGGGCCGCCGCCGTTCGCGAAGCAGGACCGCTCGCGGTTCCTCTCGGCGCTGGACGAAGTGCTGGTGCGGTTGCTGAGGTCGTCGTCCCGGACTTGA
- the aroC gene encoding chorismate synthase: MSMNSFGRLFRFTTWGESHGPAIGAVVDGCPPGLAIDEGLIQPFLDARRPGQSKFTTQRQEPDQVRILSGVFEGRTTGTPISLMIENVDQRSKDYSEVAVAYRPGHADYAYDAKYGFRDYRGGGRSSARETASRVAAGAVARLVIPEVKILAYVSEIGGDMIDPGKFDEAEIANNPFFCPDAAAAARWEKIVDDARKSGSSVGAVVECYASGVPAGWGAPLYAKLDADLAAAMMGINAVKGVEIGDGFAAARLSGEQNADPMRPNAEGPDGAPEFLANHAGGIAGGISTGQPVTCRVAFKPTSSILTPQATINRSGEATEMFTKGRHDPCVGIRGVPVVEAMMALVLADHKLLHRGQCG, from the coding sequence ATGAGCATGAACAGCTTCGGCCGCCTCTTCCGCTTCACCACCTGGGGTGAGAGCCACGGACCCGCCATCGGCGCCGTCGTCGACGGGTGCCCGCCCGGCCTCGCGATCGACGAAGGCCTGATCCAGCCCTTCCTCGACGCGCGCCGCCCCGGCCAGTCGAAGTTCACCACGCAGCGGCAGGAGCCGGACCAGGTCCGCATCCTCTCGGGCGTTTTCGAAGGCAGGACGACAGGCACCCCGATCAGCCTGATGATCGAGAACGTCGACCAGCGCTCGAAGGATTATTCCGAGGTCGCCGTCGCCTATCGCCCCGGTCATGCCGACTACGCCTATGACGCCAAGTACGGTTTCCGCGACTATCGCGGCGGCGGGCGCTCCTCGGCGCGCGAGACCGCCAGCCGCGTGGCGGCGGGCGCGGTGGCGCGGCTGGTGATCCCCGAGGTCAAGATCCTCGCCTACGTCTCCGAGATCGGCGGCGACATGATCGATCCGGGCAAGTTCGACGAGGCCGAGATCGCCAACAACCCGTTCTTCTGCCCCGACGCGGCCGCTGCGGCGCGCTGGGAGAAGATCGTCGATGACGCGCGCAAGAGCGGCTCGTCGGTCGGCGCGGTGGTGGAATGTTATGCCAGCGGCGTGCCCGCAGGCTGGGGCGCCCCGCTCTACGCCAAGCTCGACGCCGACCTCGCGGCAGCGATGATGGGGATCAACGCGGTCAAGGGCGTCGAAATCGGCGACGGCTTCGCCGCCGCGCGCCTCTCCGGCGAGCAGAACGCTGACCCGATGCGCCCGAATGCCGAAGGGCCGGACGGCGCGCCGGAGTTCCTGGCGAACCACGCGGGCGGCATCGCGGGCGGCATCTCCACCGGCCAGCCGGTGACCTGCCGCGTGGCGTTCAAGCCGACCAGTTCGATCCTCACCCCGCAAGCGACCATCAACCGCTCCGGCGAGGCGACCGAGATGTTCACCAAGGGCCGCCACGACCCCTGCGTCGGCATCCGCGGCGTGCCGGTGGTCGAGGCGATGATGGCGCTGGTGCTGGCCGATCACAAGCTGCTCCACCGCGGGCAGTGCGGTTGA
- a CDS encoding antibiotic biosynthesis monooxygenase family protein, which produces MFLVLFRNRKRADIDVDAYIHDAVAMEAMAAEQPGFLLFRSYTADDGEVLSMSEWESAEHAAAWARNAEHLMVQRRGMKEYYESYTLYTCDMPKVQRFDMKARLPG; this is translated from the coding sequence ATGTTCCTTGTCCTTTTCCGCAACCGCAAGCGCGCCGACATCGACGTTGACGCTTATATCCACGACGCCGTCGCCATGGAGGCGATGGCCGCCGAGCAGCCGGGATTCCTGTTGTTCCGCAGCTATACGGCGGACGACGGCGAAGTGCTGTCGATGTCGGAATGGGAGAGCGCGGAGCACGCCGCCGCCTGGGCGCGCAATGCCGAGCATCTCATGGTCCAGCGTCGCGGCATGAAGGAATATTACGAGAGCTACACGCTCTACACGTGCGACATGCCCAAGGTGCAGCGCTTCGACATGAAGGCAAGGCTGCCGGGCTGA
- a CDS encoding arsenate reductase has protein sequence MAIEFYGIPNCDTVKKARVWLDAKGIAYTFHDYKKEGADPEKLAAWIDAAGLDKVLNRAGTTFRKLPDADKADLDAEKATALMAANPSVIKRPVVEHPGGILVGFKEPEWAAALA, from the coding sequence ATGGCGATCGAGTTCTACGGCATCCCCAACTGCGACACGGTGAAGAAGGCGCGTGTCTGGCTTGACGCGAAGGGGATCGCGTACACGTTCCACGACTACAAGAAGGAAGGCGCGGACCCGGAAAAGCTCGCGGCGTGGATCGACGCCGCCGGGCTCGACAAGGTGCTGAACCGCGCCGGGACCACCTTCCGCAAGCTGCCCGATGCCGACAAGGCCGACCTCGACGCCGAGAAGGCGACTGCGCTGATGGCCGCCAATCCCAGCGTGATCAAGCGGCCTGTGGTGGAACATCCCGGCGGCATCCTCGTCGGCTTCAAGGAGCCGGAATGGGCGGCGGCGCTGGCCTGA
- the pnuC gene encoding nicotinamide riboside transporter PnuC: protein MNTVEWIAAALGLANIALLVRRSVWNYPFGMAMVALYVAVFFEAKLYGEAGLQVFFFVAQGWSWVLWLRAAKTGGEGDDRVPVRLLSNLSRVVWLTATAALALNLGWVMHRFTDASLPYADTAIAGASIAAQILLAFRRIENWVLWIAVDVASIAVYVHKDLWATAGLYVVFLLMSVLALREWIVAYRTQA from the coding sequence ATGAACACCGTCGAATGGATCGCGGCCGCGCTCGGTCTTGCCAACATTGCGCTGCTGGTGCGGCGCAGCGTGTGGAACTATCCGTTCGGCATGGCCATGGTGGCGCTCTATGTCGCCGTGTTCTTCGAGGCGAAGCTCTACGGAGAGGCGGGGCTGCAGGTCTTCTTCTTCGTGGCGCAGGGGTGGAGCTGGGTGCTCTGGCTGCGCGCGGCGAAGACCGGCGGCGAGGGCGACGACCGCGTGCCCGTTCGCCTGCTGAGCAACCTCAGTCGCGTCGTCTGGCTGACGGCGACGGCGGCGCTGGCGCTCAACCTCGGCTGGGTGATGCACCGCTTTACCGATGCCTCGCTGCCTTACGCCGACACCGCGATTGCCGGGGCCAGCATCGCCGCGCAGATCCTGCTCGCGTTTCGCCGCATAGAGAACTGGGTGCTGTGGATCGCCGTCGATGTGGCCTCGATCGCGGTCTATGTTCACAAGGACTTGTGGGCGACGGCGGGGCTCTACGTCGTATTTCTCCTGATGTCGGTGCTGGCCTTGCGGGAATGGATCGTCGCCTACAGGACGCAGGCATGA